The DNA sequence GCCCGGGTCCGGCCGGTGCCGGCCGAGCCGAGCAGGACGTCGAGCCCTCGGCAGGCGGCCATCACCGCCGGGCCGGCCGGGGTGTTCTTGGCCCACAGGTCGTACGCCCAGATGGCGGCGGTCAGCGGCACGCCGACGGCGAGCGCCCGGCGGCCGCCGGTCACGGCGGTGAGCGCCAGGCCGGCGGTGGTCAGCCCGGCGGCGACAGCGAGCGCGGCACCGGGGGTGACCCGGCCGGACGGGATGGGTCGCTGTGGCCGCTCGACCGCGTCGAGCTCCCGGTCGGCCCAGTCGTTGGCGGCCATCCCGGCCCAGTAGAGGCAGACCGACGCGCCGGCCAGTCCGGCGGTACGCGGGCCGAGCCCGCCGGCGGCAGCCGCCCCGGCGACCACGTCACCTGGTACGGACAGCGCTGCCGGTGCCCGGACCAGCTCGGCCAGGTCCGACAGCCGTGGCGGTGTCATGCGGCACCGCCCGGCTCGGCCGTCTGACCGTGCAGGTACCCGGCGAACTCGACCAGGGCGCGCCACTGGTCGCCGAGGGCGTGCGGGCCCGACCCGATCGGGTCCTTGAAGAAGAACGCCAGTTCCGGCAGCGGCCCGGAGCGACCGGCGCGGGCGGCGGCGGCGGTCAGTCGGGCCAGGTCCAGCACCAACGGGGCGGCCAGTGCCGAGTCGCACCCGTGCCAGGTGAACTCCATCCGCATCCCGGTGCCGAGGAAGCCGGAGAAGGTGATCAGATCCCAGGCGGTCTTGAAGTCGCCGATGTCGTCGACGTACTCGATCCGGGTGTGTCCCTGCGGCTGGTAACCGAGGATCTCACCGAGCACCCGCTGTTTGCTGGCCGCCTTGGCCGCGTTGGCCGCCGGCTCGGCCAGGTTGGCCCCGTCGCCGCCACCCAGCAGGTTGCTGCCGGACCAGCTGCGGACCCGCAGGTTACGCAGCGCGAACATGGGGGCCAGCACCGCTTTCACCAGCGTCTCGCCGGTCTTGCCGTCGTGCCCCGCGTACGGTGCCCCCCGCTGCCGGGCGAGCTCGTCGAGGGCCGGCAACCGGGCCCCCACCGACGGGGTGAAATCGACGTAGCCGCAGCCGGCGCCGAGCGCGGCGTACGCCACCAACGCGCTCGGCGGCAGCACCGGCGCGCCGCTGGGCGCCTCGGTGAGCGCGGCTGCGAGCGCGGCGAGGTCGTCGTGTGCCGGATGCGGCGGCGGCGCCGGTTCAGTGGTCGAGACGTTGACCACCACCACCTGGTCGAGGTCGTGCCGGCGGCGGAAAGCGACCAGGTCCGCCGCGATCGCCGCCGCGGTCTCGGCCTGGGTGGCCCCGGCCGGCAGCGGACGCAACTGCGGTTCCAGGCCGGCCAGCTCGGTGTGCAGCGCGGCGACCAGCCGCCCCGGGACCACACCGGCGCTGGCCAACGCGTCGGCCTTCTTCACCAGGGGCGTCGCGGCGATGTCGTGTCCGCCGAAAACGAGATCGGCGAAGCTGGGCAGGGCCGGGCCGCGCAGCGGCGGTAGTTCGGTGACGCAGCCGGTGGTGTCGGCCAGGCCGGCGCGCACGGCCAGCGCGCCGACGATGCTGGTGACCGCGACCGAGCCACGCGCCCCGATCAGCCAGACTCCGGTACGCATTCGTGCCTCCAAACGCCCGCCGCTGGCGGTGGTCGTACTGCTGCCGGTTGTCGCCTTGCCGGTCTGGCAAGGCCCCGTCCGTCCGGGCGCGCCAGGGTGGCACCACCGTCGACGGCGCCGAGGTCGGCGTCAACGACGCCGTCGTTGGGCCCGGTCGACCGGACGGACGGGGCTGTGGCAGGCAGGGACGTTCGGCGTTCGGCCCTGCCTCCCCCGATTCGGTTGTCCCCGGCCGGGTCACCCCGGCCGTGGTCCTGCTGGTCGGTCCCGCCGGGGCGGACGGTACGCCCGCCCCGGCGGTCACCGGTTGTCGTCCGTGGGCCGGTGGCCGGCCGGCCACCGGCCCACGGACCGGGTCAGCTCGCCGGAACGAACTGCACCCAGTTGAGGTTGAACAGGTTGAACGTTGCTCCGCCTTCGACGGTTCGGAAGACCAGGTACAGCTGGTGGGTGCCGGCCGGGTGGTCGACCGCCACGTCGGTGCTGGCCCAGTCGTTGGAGCCGGTGGTGGCGGTCAGCGTGGTGCTGGCCACCAGCGGTCCGTCCGGCGCGTCGACCCGCAGCTCCACGGCGGCCCGCGGGGTGCCCGCGGTCGACGAGGAGCCACCGGCGTGGCGCAGTGTCACCGTGTCGATCCCGCCGAGGTTGATCGGGTCGAACGCGATGTAGTC is a window from the Solwaraspora sp. WMMD792 genome containing:
- a CDS encoding inositol-3-phosphate synthase, which encodes MRTGVWLIGARGSVAVTSIVGALAVRAGLADTTGCVTELPPLRGPALPSFADLVFGGHDIAATPLVKKADALASAGVVPGRLVAALHTELAGLEPQLRPLPAGATQAETAAAIAADLVAFRRRHDLDQVVVVNVSTTEPAPPPHPAHDDLAALAAALTEAPSGAPVLPPSALVAYAALGAGCGYVDFTPSVGARLPALDELARQRGAPYAGHDGKTGETLVKAVLAPMFALRNLRVRSWSGSNLLGGGDGANLAEPAANAAKAASKQRVLGEILGYQPQGHTRIEYVDDIGDFKTAWDLITFSGFLGTGMRMEFTWHGCDSALAAPLVLDLARLTAAAARAGRSGPLPELAFFFKDPIGSGPHALGDQWRALVEFAGYLHGQTAEPGGAA